TTGTCCGGGTTGCTTAACCATTCTTTCAGGCTAAGATAATTTATCGCCAATTCAAAATTTCCCCCTTCACGAGTCCATAAATCTATGAGCTTATTATAATAAATAATTATATTTTTGTAAAGGAGTTGATTGGCTTCGCCGGCTAAATCATCCGGTCCGATATGATTAATTACATACTCTAAATGCGCGGGAAATCTTATGGCTAAAGCTAAGAGCAATTCCGAAAGCATTTGCTCCCGGCTGGGCTTTAATTGGCTTAATTCTGCCGCCTCGCGGGCTAAAGGCTTGGCTGAAGAATTAGCTTGATTTTGTTTTTTAATAATTTCTCCGAGTTTTTCCCTTAAAGAATTTTCATTGGCATTAATCTCTTGGCTTAATTTTTTAAGCCAAAAATCCTGCTCGGTTTTTGAGCCGAATTTGGCGATGACCGGCAAAATTATTTTTTCCGCCTGGCTTTGGCCTTCATAATCTTTTAAATTCAGCTTGGCGAAAGTCTTGTCAAAATAATATTGCATCATGGGCTTGGCGTTTAGAACCGCCTGCCGCCAGCTTTCCGGATTATTTTTAATGCACTCGTCCGGGTCTTTGGCGTCTTTAATCTCAATAACTTTTATGTTCATTTCCGCCTGCATAGCTTGGGCGATGCCGCGTTCAGCCGCTAAATCACCGGCTTTATCCATGTCAAAAGACAAAAATAAATTATTGGAATAACGCTTGATTAAATTAACCTGCTCGGCCGTTAAAGCCGTACCGGAAGTCGCGATCACATTCTTAAAGCCATTTTGCTCGGCCATAATCGCGTCCATCTGGCCTTCAACCAAAACGGCCGCGTCCTCGGACTTTACGGCCATTTTAGCCTTATCTAGGCCGAATAAAATTTTTGACTTGTCGTAAATCATAGTCGCCGGCGTATTAATATATTTTCCCATTTTTTCTTCCGCCTCTTTCTCCGGCCTGACCCGCGCGGTAAAACCGGCCACGTTGCCGTTAATGTCATGAATAGGAAACATAATCCGGCCGCGGAAGCGATCGTAGAATCCCGGAGTCTTTTCTTTCTTAACGCTTAAGCCGGCTAAAAAAATCTCGTTTTCGCCAAAGCCCCGGCTTTTTAAAAAATTAGTCAGGCTGTCCCAGGTATCCGGACTGTAGCCGATTTGCCATTTTTCAATTGTTTCATCGGTTATGGCCCGCTCGCGCAAATATTTACGCGCGGTTTCGGCCGCCGGACTGCCGGTTAAAACTTTATGATAATACTTGGCGGATAATTCTAAAATATCTAATAGCGCGTTTCTTTTTGAAGTCAGCGCCGG
This DNA window, taken from Patescibacteria group bacterium, encodes the following:
- the dnaG gene encoding DNA primase; the encoded protein is MPNPSDEIKSKLDIVDVIREYIQLKAAGLNFRANCPFHREKTPSFMVSPEKQIWHCFGCGKGGDVFSFVMEIESLSFVETLRLLAKKAGVVLKRADPALTSKRNALLDILELSAKYYHKVLTGSPAAETARKYLRERAITDETIEKWQIGYSPDTWDSLTNFLKSRGFGENEIFLAGLSVKKEKTPGFYDRFRGRIMFPIHDINGNVAGFTARVRPEKEAEEKMGKYINTPATMIYDKSKILFGLDKAKMAVKSEDAAVLVEGQMDAIMAEQNGFKNVIATSGTALTAEQVNLIKRYSNNLFLSFDMDKAGDLAAERGIAQAMQAEMNIKVIEIKDAKDPDECIKNNPESWRQAVLNAKPMMQYYFDKTFAKLNLKDYEGQSQAEKIILPVIAKFGSKTEQDFWLKKLSQEINANENSLREKLGEIIKKQNQANSSAKPLAREAAELSQLKPSREQMLSELLLALAIRFPAHLEYVINHIGPDDLAGEANQLLYKNIIIYYNKLIDLWTREGGNFELAINYLSLKEWLSNPDNFTQAGEEKTDSQPDSYKCLSLLDRLVLLADKDFYDYSEEQIKAEIINIMATLRVNYLNNRRHEIAKLIAPLEKENISGQEKNEKLKDLMEEFKALTEEINLIEIK